The window GTAATTCCTATTTCATATTGTCCTAAATCCTGCTCAAGTCTTTTGAATAATTCTTCGGTTTGTGTATCAAAAAAATGTCTGTATCTTTTATCTGTAAAATAAGAAGCAGCAGTTAACACTTTTCTTTTTCTTGAATAATGTAATCTTGAAACATCAACTTCTTCATTTTTATAAATAACTTCAATTTCTTTACCATTTTCAATGTCAAATTTTACTACTTCGTTTTTATCTCTTCCAATGTTTGATAATGCATATAAATTTTTATTATCAAATGTAAAAAACATAGGTTCAAGATTTTCTTTATAGTCGGTAGTCAAAACGGTTTTAAATTCTTTATCTTCAGTTTCTCTGTATAGTAAACTTGTTTCAAGTCCGTTTAAAGCAATTGCTACCCTTAATTTACCATTATGATCAGTAATCCATCCCATAATATTTCCGGGATTTTCAGCAAGTAATGTTAATTCTCCTGTTTCAATATTTAATCTGTAAGGATCAAAAGCCCTTGGATTTCTTTTATTTAATCCTACAATTACTTCATTAGGAATATCTTCCAAATCATCAATAATTTGAGTTCTGACTCCTTCAAAATCTGTTAAAGCTATGAGGTTACTTCCGTCAATATTAACTCCTAATAGTTTGTAGTTTTCATCTCCACCGGTATCTTTAAGGAATAAAATCCTGCTATCATTCGCCCAAAAGAACCCTGCCAGATCTCTTTCAGTTTCTTTTGTTAGTTGAATTACCGAATCTTTTCCAATTTCCTGAACAAAAATATTCATTCTTGATTCATAAGGAGCCAAATAAGAATAATACTTCCCATTAGGGGAAATTTGATAAGATGACTTTTCAGGATTTTTAAAAAACTCACGAACAGGAATTACCGGTATTTCAATGTCCTTTTTGTTAGTAATTTGTTTACATGAAAAAATAGAAGTTACAATTAATGCACTTACTAATAATAATTTAATTTGTTTCATTCTAAAATGTTTTAGTTAATATATTGATTACTTGTTAATTAAAGCTTTATTGATATGATTGTAATTATTGAATATAGTTATAATAATAATAATTATATATTTTTGCTAAAGTTATAAAATATCTTTAATTTGCTAATGAATTTTTTCGAAAATAATTTGTATGGAACAAAATAATGATCCTTTTAAAATAGAATACTATCATACCAAACTTGAACAGGGAGTTATATTGGTATCAGAGCCATTTTCAAAAGATTCATATTTTAAACGTTCTGTAATATTACTTACAGAATATAATGAAAAAGGTTCTATCGGATTTGTATTAAATAAACCCGTGCAATCACCTGTTAGTGAGATATTAAGCGATTTTCCCGAAATAGATGCTGATATTTCTATAGGTGGTCCTGTTGCTACTAATACAATTCATTTTATTCATACTTTAGGTGATAAAATTCAAAATAGTTACAAAGTTTTTGACAATTTATACTGGGGAGGAAATCTCGAACAGCTAAAATTATTAATAAATTCCGGCTTTGTGAAAAAAGATAATGTCCAGTTCTTTGTAGGATATTCAGGTTGGTCTCCCAAACAACTTGAAAGAGAAATATCCGAACATTATTGGATTGTTACAGAATTAGATTCAAAAAAAATAATGACTGCTAACAAAGACAGTTTTTGGAAAGAAACTCTTAACAATTTAGGTGAAAAATATAAAATATGGGCTGATGCACCGGAAAACCCTGATATGAATTGATTTATTATTTTTAATATTTAGGTACTACCACGAATTTAATGATAAAATGCTTAAATGCTTAAATGATTGAATAATTATAGAAAATCATGTTCGAAAAAGAAATATTTATTGAACTAAGCGAAGCTGTCTCATGAACAAAGTGAATAAAGATTAAAAAAAGAACCAAATAAAATAACATTTAAGCATTTTATCATTTACGCATTCATAATACAGGAACAATAAATAATAGTTACACATTTAATCATTTACGCATTTATGCATTTTATCATTTCCACTAAAATAACAATAGAACCAATATTTAAAATTAATACTTATTTGTGAATAATTAGCTTCGCTGAGCACTTCGTGGTTCAGGTTAAAACTAAAGTCCGAAAGCTATTTCATTTAATTTTTGAATTAAAACTTTTGCTGTTTTATTAAAATATCTTCTTTGCCTGAAAGCAATAACCCATTGAATACCTTTAATTGCGTTTGTAATAAAAACCTCATCGGCTTTCAAAATATCATCTGGTTTAATTGAGCATTCATCAAATACTGTATAATTCAAAGAAAGAGCAATATTAATGATCTTTTTTCTCATAATACCATCAACGCAGCCATCGGTAAGTGAAGGTGTGTATATAATATTTTCTTTTACTAAAAACAGGTTTGAGCTAATGGCTTCAACGCAATTGTTATTATTGTTTATAATTATACAATCATCTAAATTATTTTCTTTTTTATATATTCCTGCGAGAATATAAATTAGTGCATTAGCAGTTTTTAAATTTGACAGTTTATTTGCGGTTTTTTTTATTTCATTATAATAATCAATAATAAAACCATTTTTATTCAATACATATTTATCATCATGTAGTTTTTCAGTTTCTATAAGATATGAGATTTGATTTGATTCTGGTGTATAAAGACCACCTTCTTTCCGAAATACAGTAAATCTGACTTTTAAACCTTTAAAAAACTTATTTTTAATTATTAGATTTTCTATTATGTATTTTAATTTTTTTTCGTTAAATGTAGATGGAATTTCCATCTTTAAAATTTTCATTCCACTTTTAAGCCTTTGTAAATGGTTGTTAAGGAATTGGATATTCGTACCGGATGCATGAATTGTTTCAAATAGTGCATCTCCATACTTGAAAGCACGGTTTTCATAATTAATAATTGGTGAACCATCTAACATGATTTCTCCATTAAAAACAATATATTTTCCTCTATCTGACACTTATAATTTTTTTAGAATTAAATTACAATATTTTGTTATATTTTCATTAGGTATTATTTTAATTGGATTTATTCCGGCTTTTTTAGCAGAAATAATATCTCTTTCACTATCTCCAATAAAATATGAAGCCGAAGGTTCAATATTATATTTTGTAATTGCTTTTTCTAATAATAATGAGTCGGGTTTTCTACATAAACAATTTTCAATATCTGAATGATGTGGACAATAATAAATCTCTTTTAATTCAATATTGTTTTTTTTAAATGCCTCATTAATATATTTATTAAGTTTTTCAACATCATTTTTTGTGTAAATACCTTTTGCAATTCCTCCCTGATTTGAAATTATTATTATTATAAAACCATTTGAATATAATCTGTGAATATTTTTAATTACTTCATTATTGAATATAAAATCCTTTAATTTATATGTATATTCACCTCTCTCATAGTTAATTACTCCATCCCGGTCAAAAAAAACGGCTTTATTCATCTGAATACCTAATTAAATAATTGATTAATAAACAACCAAAAAAGATTATAGTCAATAATACATGGGAAAACCAAACCAAAAACGGCTCCAATAAAATGAGCATTATGATTTATGTTATCTATATCTTTTTTGCTCATATAATATGAATAAATCAGATATATAACTCCTAATAATATTCCGGGTATTCCAATTATTCCATAAAAATATATCTTATTCCATGGATTAAAAAATATGCTCGTAAAAACTATAGCAGATACTGCACCCGAAGCTCCGACAGCGTTATATAAATGGTCGTTTTTATATTTTATTAAAGTGGTTAAAGTTGAAATTAAAATGCCGCCAAAATAAAGTAATAAAAAATACAGATTAGGATATATAAAAACTCGTTTAAAATATATTTCAACAGCATTACCAAAACTATAAAAAACTAGCATATTTACAATAAGATGTAACCATCCTGTATGTAAAAACCCATGTGATAATAAACGGTAGTATTGCTTTTTATGATATATCAGATATGGATTAAGCTGATATTTATTAAATAAATCTGTTTTATTGAAAGCAATAATAGAAATTATTGAAGTTGTAATTACAATTATTAATGTTAGCATATATTATTATTAATTTATGGTTTTTTGGTTAAATTAATGGGTAATTTTTAAACTAAGGCTGAGGCTAAGGGTAAAAACATCATTAATTTTCTATTTTTTATTAATAATTCACTAATCACATCCCTACAGGACAGAATAAGTGCATTTTTCTCATTTGTATTATTTATAAATCCTAAAAACATAACTTGCTATACAATCATTTCAGTAAAATTCTCATATGCCATATGCTAATTTCTTTTCATTTGTCTCAACCTTAGCCTTTCAGCTTATGTATATACAAAAATGTCATATCCAAAAAAATACCGAAGTGCCTAATTTATTCACAAATAAAACTCTTATTTATGACAGAATTTTTAGTTATTATTTTTAAATAATAAATCCCTTTTTGCAAATTATTCGTATTTATTAAGTAAGCATTTTCAATATTCAAATTATTATGGTTCGACTTATAAATAATTTGCGAATTAATATTGTAAACAATTATTGTTGAAATACAAATATTTTTGTCTAAAGACTTAATATAGAAATTGCCATTATTTGGATTTGGATAAATAATCAAATTTTCTGAAATGTCTAAAGAATTAATACCGGTAATATTTTTAATATTTACTAATATTGTATCTGTAACTGAGTTTTGAAATCCATCATTAACAAATAATTTTAATACAATAATAGAATCCTGATTTACCATTGGTGCATAAAATGATGGTGTTGAAGTATTATCATCTGTTAATATTATTCCTTCCGGTGCTGACCAGTTAAAAATCAATTCTTTTTCTTCGGGGTCATAAGATTCTGAACCATTAAGATTTACTAAATTTTCTTCATTAACTATCTGGTCATTACCTGCATTAGCAATCGGAAGTTGATTAATATTAATAGTAATTTCAACTGTATCAGGTTCAGATTGTAATAAACCATCGTTAACTGTTAAAATAACAAAAAATATTTTTATTGAATCAACATCAGGGGCAATAAAAGATGGTGAAACAGATGTAGTATCAGATAAATTAATTTCACCAGGAGCTATCCATAAATATGTAATACTATCACTATCAGGGTCATATGATAAGCTACCGTCAAGAACAACTTGAAATCCTTCGGATGTTGTTAAAGAATTGCCTGCATCAGCTACAGGAGCTTGATTAATAACAGTGTCATTAACTGTAATAAGAACCGTATCGGGTTCTGATGATAAATTGCCATCATTTACAATTAAAATTATTTCAAAAATTGTACTAATATCAACTTCGGGAGCAATAAATTCAGGATTTACAACAGATGTATCTGAAAGATTTATTGCTTCAGGCACAATCCATGAATATGTAATGCTGTCACCATCAGGATCATATGATAAACTTCCATCAAGTTCAACGAGAAACCCTTCGGGTGTTGTTAAAGAATTCCCTGCATTAGCTACAGGAGCTTGATTAATAACAGTATCATTAACTGTTATCAGGACAGTATCGGGTTCTGATGATGAATTGCCGTCATTTACAATTAAAATTATTTCAAAAATTGTACTAATATCAACTTCGGGAGCAATAAATTCAGGATTTACAACAGATGTATCTGAAAGATTTATTATTTCAGGAACAATCCATGAATATGTAATACCATCACCTTCAGGGTCATAAGAATTGCTGCCATTAAGATAGACTGTATCATTTTCTGTTATTGTCTGGTCAATACCTGCGCTTGCAACAGGTGGTTGATTAGGATTAACTGTAATAAAAACCGTATCGGGTTCTGATGATGAATTGCCATCATTTACAATTAAAATTATTTCAAAAATTGTACTAATATCAACTTCGGGAGCAATAAATTCAGGATTTACAATAGATGTATCTGAAAGATTTATTGTTTCGGGTACAATCCATGAATATGTAATATCTTCATCTTCAGGGTCATAAGAATCATTGCCATTAAGATAGACTGTATCATTTTCTGTTATTGCCTGGTTAATTCCTGCATTTGCAACAGGTGGTTGATTAGGATTAATTGTGATAAAAGCAGTATCAGGTTCTGATGTTTTTACTCCATCGCTTACAGTCAAACTAACAAAATATGTTGTAGTAGAACTAACCTGGCAAGCAATAAAACCAGGATTTACAACAGAAGTATCTGAAAGAGTTATTTCTTCATGCGAAATCCACGAATAAGTAAGGTTTTCACCTTCGGGGTCATAAGAGCCGTTACCATTCAAATTGACTGTATATCCTTCGGTAACTTCCTGATTATTTCCTGCATTAGCTACAGGAGGATGATTGTAAACTAAAGTATAAGTCCAATATCCGTCAGGAGCAGTAATTGGTCTGACTTGTGTTTTTCCTGTATTTGACTTTGCCCATATATAATAATTTACAGTTGAGCCGACATCAATTCCTGAAATAAATCCTGCCCATGTATTGTTTTCAGGGTCAGAAAAAACCATAGAAATTTCCTGAAATTCTCCCATAGTTTGCGTTTTATAAAAGATACTTGCGCTTTCTATGCCATCACGATGTAATATTTTTGCTCTGATACTATCAGGAGTATGACCTTCGGTAACATTTTCAAGTTCCTGATGTGAAATAAGTAAAGGGTTTTTGCTTCCAATTTCATGACTAATACAATGTATTGCACCGCTTGCAGAAATTGTTGAGTTACAATCAATACCAACTATATTATATCCGGGCATTGCTTCCTGATAAATTCGTAAAGCAGTTGTGTCATATTGTTCTTCGTATGTAGGTACTAAAACGGTTTTGTTTATTATAAGTGAATTTGTATATGTTCTGTAATCGCCATACTCATCGGGATAATCTCCATAAGCATCGGGAGGCATTGGTATCCTGACCACTTTATATGGCGTTCCGAAAACACTATTGAAATTATTAAGAACATATTCGAGATTTTCTTCAATCTGGGGACCATCAGCAACTCCTTCGGGGTATTCTCCCACAAGAAGTGTTTCTTCATCAAGTAATTTTATGTGCATGTCAATATGATGTATCCCATCGTATGGCAAATTTGTCATTTTTATATAACGGTTGATACCCATAAATTTTTTCATTATTGTATCTATCTCAGCTTCAGTTAAATCCTGTCCCCAACCTCCGCCAGGACTATTCTCATCTAATATCAGATTTGACGAAAATCCTGTTCCAAAACCATCAGACATAAAATTTCCACCTGTATGCACAAGCTTGTATGGAGCTTGAATTGTTTCATATAAAGGAACACCAATTTCATCAGCTACAAACGAAGGAATTGCATCATCATCCGGTCTTGGACGATTATATACCCAGTCAACTATTAATAATGAATCAATATCATTAGTATATACAGAATTTGGTCCGTAATCTCTTATCCAAACTGTATTTGATGCTTCTTCAATATAAAATGTGTTTTCTAAATTAACACCAGCATTAGATAGAGTGGTTTTTACAGAATTTGAATCATCACAAACAATATAAACAGCACATTCTTCCCTTGCATTTCGTACTATTTCGGTTAAAACAGTAGAATATGACTGCCATGAAATAACAATTGCATCCATTTCTTCCCATTCAGCCGGTGTACGAACAGGTGAAACTGGAGGGGTTGTTATACCTTTTGATGATTTTATGGTTTTTATATATTCCGGTAATATTTCTTTTTCATATTCTGTCATACCAACCGGAAGGGATTGGGAATATAAAAAATTTACAGAAAAAACATATATAATTATATAAAATACTAAAAATATTATTCTCATAATCTATGAATGATTGTATTAATAAATTAAAATACAAATATGGCAAAATAATAAAAGGAATAATTAGAATTTTGTAGAAATTATCGAAAAGATTAATTGCTTGGTATTTTATAAACTTATTTCGTAACTATTCACTAGCTTAATAAAAAATAGAACATAGTAAATTGATTAACAGAGTTTTAAGTTGACAATTGACAATTGACAATTAACAGTTTGCAATTTTTCCTACTTGTCAACTTTTTACTTTATCATTGAACTTAGCAAAGCGATCTCACGAACACATTAAAAATAAAAAGATATTGTGAGTAAATTCAGATACAATTAATAATTTAAACATAGTGAACGGTTACTTTATTTTTAAACCTATATATGATAATTATACGGTTCGGTTAATAGAAATTAGCAAAATATTGTATGCTGAGCTTGTCGAAGTATAAATCATATAATAGAGCATCCTGAAAAATATAAAAGGAAATCCAGTTGACAGTTTTGCCTACTGTTAATTGTCAATTGTCAACTTTTTATTTTATGTACTGAACTTGTCGAAGTATAATATTGAAATCATTAAACATCAATAGAAACAAATTGAAAAGGGAGGTTTACTAATTCAGAAAAATCTTCGCCGACTTCTTGCATATCTTCATCTATAATTAAAAATTTCCATAAAATTGTGATTTCATGTCCTTTTTTAGCTAAAATTTCCAGCTTATTTAAAATATCATAAATAATTTTATGAGATGAGCTACTAAGATACTTAAAATAAAATTCGCAAATTAATTCTCCACTAAGAGTATTTTCAATTTTATTTATCCAATCAACAACCGGTGCATAAAATTCAATTACATTTTCAGGTGTTGAAGTACCAATAATTCTAAATACATTATTAATGTTATCCAGAATAATTAATGGAGTATCTTCGGTTCCTTCTATTTTAATTATTTCCAATTTTGTAAAATTTTATAAGTAGCAAATATAACAAATTATTATTATTATTTTTCAACAGTGAAATATATTTATTATTATTATTTTTAATCCGATTAATTCACAAACTTAAAAGACAAAATCCTGAATTAATCTGACAGCCTGTTCCGATTTGTCGGAAACTTAGAAAAGTTAATATTTTGCTGCGCTTCGCTTCCAAAATTTAAGCTTTACTAAGTCGGGATTAACCTGAATTATATAAGCACTTTATAATAAACTTATGAATAATTCAGGTTAATTTCATAAAATATTTTTTAATACATATTAAAAATCACAATTTTGTCGTTATTGTCAAAAACAACTAATAACAATGACCAATATATTCGTAAGGATTTTATTTGTTTTAATTATAATTAATACTGGGGTTAAACATGTTTTATCACAGGAATCAGGCAACAAGTATATTATTAATGATGTTGTAGTAAATTCTTCTGAAAAAATTGACCCTGATTATTTTAATTCCGAATTATTCAGGTTGGCACTTTTTGATGAGATAAATAATCTGAGATTAAAAAAAGGCAATGAAAATTTTTTTATTAGAGAGCTTTTTAACGATGCTGCAAACGCTCATGCCAAATATCTTGCACAAGAAAATATTATCACTCTTGCACAAAAAGATAAAATAAAACGAACTACAAGTGATAGATTAATTTTTTACGGAGGTTCAAAAAATGGTGTTGAATTAGTAACCAAGTCTGTTATAAGTAAACGCGGGAAATACTATTCATATAAAAAAATTGCTGAGGATATTGCCTTTAAATGGTTTGTTACAAAAAAAACCTTAAAATTAATAAATAACCCAAAATATAGTTTTATTGGAATTGGCTCTGCATTAGATGAGATTGGTAATAATATATATGTGTCAGCAGTATTTGGAAATTATATATCATTTAATAATGGGGCAGAAAGGCGTAATGAACTTAAAGTACCATATACTGACAATAAATTCGGACTTAAACCATATAATGAATCAGAATGTAAAAAATGTAAACGATTTAATAATATTGAAGAATTACAAAAAGGGCTTTATATAGAAAACAACAAAATTTATTTTAAATA is drawn from Bacteroidales bacterium and contains these coding sequences:
- a CDS encoding S9 family peptidase, which codes for MKQIKLLLVSALIVTSIFSCKQITNKKDIEIPVIPVREFFKNPEKSSYQISPNGKYYSYLAPYESRMNIFVQEIGKDSVIQLTKETERDLAGFFWANDSRILFLKDTGGDENYKLLGVNIDGSNLIALTDFEGVRTQIIDDLEDIPNEVIVGLNKRNPRAFDPYRLNIETGELTLLAENPGNIMGWITDHNGKLRVAIALNGLETSLLYRETEDKEFKTVLTTDYKENLEPMFFTFDNKNLYALSNIGRDKNEVVKFDIENGKEIEVIYKNEEVDVSRLHYSRKRKVLTAASYFTDKRYRHFFDTQTEELFKRLEQDLGQYEIGITALSKEEDKYIVRTYSDKTRGAYYLYDKNNDKLEKIHDVSPWLDEDVMADMKPIQYTSRDGLTINGYLTLPKGKEHKNLPVVINPHGGPWARDYWGFRPEIQFLANRGFAVLQMNFRGSTGYGKEFWKASFRQWGLTMQDDITDGVNWLIEQGIADKNRIAIYGASYGGYATLAGLAFTPDLYACGVDYVGVANLFTFMNTMPPYWEPLRPMVYEQVGHPVKDSIQFVETSPVFHADKIKVPLFVAQGANDPRVVKSESDQMVEAMKKRGLEIEYMVKDNEGHGFRNEENRFDFYEAMEKFLLKHIGDKPVENQ
- a CDS encoding YqgE/AlgH family protein, whose amino-acid sequence is MEQNNDPFKIEYYHTKLEQGVILVSEPFSKDSYFKRSVILLTEYNEKGSIGFVLNKPVQSPVSEILSDFPEIDADISIGGPVATNTIHFIHTLGDKIQNSYKVFDNLYWGGNLEQLKLLINSGFVKKDNVQFFVGYSGWSPKQLEREISEHYWIVTELDSKKIMTANKDSFWKETLNNLGEKYKIWADAPENPDMN
- a CDS encoding aminotransferase class IV, whose protein sequence is MSDRGKYIVFNGEIMLDGSPIINYENRAFKYGDALFETIHASGTNIQFLNNHLQRLKSGMKILKMEIPSTFNEKKLKYIIENLIIKNKFFKGLKVRFTVFRKEGGLYTPESNQISYLIETEKLHDDKYVLNKNGFIIDYYNEIKKTANKLSNLKTANALIYILAGIYKKENNLDDCIIINNNNNCVEAISSNLFLVKENIIYTPSLTDGCVDGIMRKKIINIALSLNYTVFDECSIKPDDILKADEVFITNAIKGIQWVIAFRQRRYFNKTAKVLIQKLNEIAFGL
- a CDS encoding HAD family hydrolase: MNKAVFFDRDGVINYERGEYTYKLKDFIFNNEVIKNIHRLYSNGFIIIIISNQGGIAKGIYTKNDVEKLNKYINEAFKKNNIELKEIYYCPHHSDIENCLCRKPDSLLLEKAITKYNIEPSASYFIGDSERDIISAKKAGINPIKIIPNENITKYCNLILKKL
- a CDS encoding rhomboid family intramembrane serine protease; translation: MLTLIIVITTSIISIIAFNKTDLFNKYQLNPYLIYHKKQYYRLLSHGFLHTGWLHLIVNMLVFYSFGNAVEIYFKRVFIYPNLYFLLLYFGGILISTLTTLIKYKNDHLYNAVGASGAVSAIVFTSIFFNPWNKIYFYGIIGIPGILLGVIYLIYSYYMSKKDIDNINHNAHFIGAVFGLVFPCIIDYNLFWLFINQLFN
- a CDS encoding agmatine deiminase family protein, with the translated sequence MRIIFLVFYIIIYVFSVNFLYSQSLPVGMTEYEKEILPEYIKTIKSSKGITTPPVSPVRTPAEWEEMDAIVISWQSYSTVLTEIVRNAREECAVYIVCDDSNSVKTTLSNAGVNLENTFYIEEASNTVWIRDYGPNSVYTNDIDSLLIVDWVYNRPRPDDDAIPSFVADEIGVPLYETIQAPYKLVHTGGNFMSDGFGTGFSSNLILDENSPGGGWGQDLTEAEIDTIMKKFMGINRYIKMTNLPYDGIHHIDMHIKLLDEETLLVGEYPEGVADGPQIEENLEYVLNNFNSVFGTPYKVVRIPMPPDAYGDYPDEYGDYRTYTNSLIINKTVLVPTYEEQYDTTALRIYQEAMPGYNIVGIDCNSTISASGAIHCISHEIGSKNPLLISHQELENVTEGHTPDSIRAKILHRDGIESASIFYKTQTMGEFQEISMVFSDPENNTWAGFISGIDVGSTVNYYIWAKSNTGKTQVRPITAPDGYWTYTLVYNHPPVANAGNNQEVTEGYTVNLNGNGSYDPEGENLTYSWISHEEITLSDTSVVNPGFIACQVSSTTTYFVSLTVSDGVKTSEPDTAFITINPNQPPVANAGINQAITENDTVYLNGNDSYDPEDEDITYSWIVPETINLSDTSIVNPEFIAPEVDISTIFEIILIVNDGNSSSEPDTVFITVNPNQPPVASAGIDQTITENDTVYLNGSNSYDPEGDGITYSWIVPEIINLSDTSVVNPEFIAPEVDISTIFEIILIVNDGNSSSEPDTVLITVNDTVINQAPVANAGNSLTTPEGFLVELDGSLSYDPDGDSITYSWIVPEAINLSDTSVVNPEFIAPEVDISTIFEIILIVNDGNLSSEPDTVLITVNDTVINQAPVADAGNSLTTSEGFQVVLDGSLSYDPDSDSITYLWIAPGEINLSDTTSVSPSFIAPDVDSIKIFFVILTVNDGLLQSEPDTVEITININQLPIANAGNDQIVNEENLVNLNGSESYDPEEKELIFNWSAPEGIILTDDNTSTPSFYAPMVNQDSIIVLKLFVNDGFQNSVTDTILVNIKNITGINSLDISENLIIYPNPNNGNFYIKSLDKNICISTIIVYNINSQIIYKSNHNNLNIENAYLINTNNLQKGIYYLKIITKNSVINKSFICE
- a CDS encoding DUF1987 domain-containing protein; this translates as MEIIKIEGTEDTPLIILDNINNVFRIIGTSTPENVIEFYAPVVDWINKIENTLSGELICEFYFKYLSSSSHKIIYDILNKLEILAKKGHEITILWKFLIIDEDMQEVGEDFSELVNLPFQFVSIDV